A part of Onthophagus taurus isolate NC chromosome 7, IU_Otau_3.0, whole genome shotgun sequence genomic DNA contains:
- the LOC111420397 gene encoding esterase B1-like, with amino-acid sequence MDEVIVDLQQGLVRGKLSRNYKNGIFYSFYSIPYAKPPLGKLRFKNPEAPERWIGTLDATTEKDGCISKNILTRKLEGSEDCLHLNVYTPNLNKCRSSPLKPVIVFVHGHGFVAGNAKTELHGPDFFLTEDIVLVTVCYRYGAFGFSYLEDQSLGVTGNQGIKDVVMSLKWVQKNITSFCGDPDNVTLFGACSGAAIAHHIMLSSLCNGFVHKLILHGGCSLCSWATSRKDSLKKLGEVLKFDGESENELLEFLQKESSISIYEGQRKVLASSILAPNVQKYFYPIIENQLINSVLTEDPRLIISKGKYTKMPILIGYTTHEGFLFEKETEKRFKENSGVINNLDDLIPYNLNLKPESLESKEVLEKIKKFYFNGNYPKEKDLQKYLQVKADIYCTHPIHTAIKAHLTTQALPIYFFKFAFHGKLNLYKKLQGVTKPVPSHYDELCYLFKMFGNSEVEEHSVEDLTIKRMVRLWTNFAKYGNPNGKNVNDDLINVKWNPVELNKFHYLCIDKELTNGISSDEDRVRFWESFYKKQHKI; translated from the exons ATGGACGAAGTTATCGTTGATTTACAACAAGGTTTAGTACGCGGAAAATTATCTAGAAACTATAAGAATGGTATATTTTACAGCTTTTATAGCATACCTTATGCAAAACCACCTCTTGGAAAATTACGATTtaag aaTCCTGAAGCACCCGAACGTTGGATCGGAACTTTAGACGCAACTACTGAAAAAGATGGGtgcatttcaaaaaatattttaacacgAAAACTTGAAGGTTCCGAAGATTGTCTTCATCTGAATGTTTACACCcccaatttaaataaatgtcgATCATCGCCATTAAAACCTGTTATAGTTTTCGTTCACGGACACGGTTTTGTTGCTGGAAATGCAAAAACCGAACTTCACGGtccagatttttttttaactgaaGACATTGTTCTGGTAACGGTTTGTTATCGATACGGGGCCTTTGGGTTTTCATACCTTGAAGATCAATCATTGGGAGTAACCGGAAATCAAGGCATCAAAGATGTTGTAATGTCCTTGAAGTGggtgcaaaaaaatattacgaGTTTTTGTGGGGATCCGGATAATGTTACGCTTTTTGGAGCTTGTAGTGGCGCTGCTATTGCACATCATATTATGTTATCATCGTTATGTAACGGATTCGtacataaattaattcttcatGGTGGATGTAGTTTGTGTTCATGGGCAACTAGCAGAaaagattcattaaaaaaactcgGGGAGGTGTTAAAATTTGATGGTGAATCTGAAAATGAATTATtggaatttttacaaaaagaatCAAGTATTTCGATTTATGAAGGTCAAAGAAAAGTTTTGGCTAGTTcg ATTCTTGCCCCGaatgttcaaaaatatttctatcccataattgaaaatcaattaattaattcagtTCTTACGGAAGATCCAAGGTTGATTATATCGAAaggaaaatatacaaaaatgccTATTCTCATTGGATATACAACCCACGAAGGTTTTCTATTTGagaaagaaacagaaaaaagatTTAAGGAAAATTCAGGTGTTATTAATAACCTGGATGATTTAATTCcatacaatttaaatttaaagccAGAAAGTTTAGAATCAAAAGAAgtacttgaaaaaattaaaaaattttattttaacgggAATTATCCAAAGGAGaaagatttacaaaaatatttacaa GTTAAAGCTGATATATATTGTACACACCCGATACACACAGCAATAAAAGCCCATTTAACCACCCAAGCTttaccaatttattttttcaaatttgctttCCATGGAAAATTAAATCTCTATAAAAAATTGCAAGGGGTAACAAAGCCGGTTCCTTCACATTACGATGAAttgtgttatttatttaaaatgtttggaaATTCAGAAGTCGAAGAACACAGTGTTGAAGATTTAACAATAAAGCGTATGGTTAGATTATGGacgaattttgcaaaataCGGAAATCCGaatggcaaaaatgttaatgatgatttaattaatgttaaatggAATCCGgtggaattaaataaatttcattatttatgtATTGATAAAGAGTTAACGAACGGAATAAGTTCGGATGAAGATCGAGTGAGATTTTGGGAAAGCTTTTATAAAAAGCAGcataaaatttga